In a single window of the Nocardioides sp. L-11A genome:
- a CDS encoding MaoC/PaaZ C-terminal domain-containing protein → MTTLSPGAALEPLTFEITRADLVAYAAASGDHNPIHQDEEIALAVGLPGVIAHGMYTLALVGRAVGAWTGDAEVVELGAKFVAPVVVPASGAARVTVAGTVGERNDDGLLALALQITVDGTKVLGAPKVLVRA, encoded by the coding sequence ATGACCACCCTGTCCCCGGGCGCCGCGCTGGAGCCGCTCACCTTCGAGATCACCCGTGCCGACCTGGTCGCCTACGCCGCCGCCAGCGGCGACCACAACCCGATCCACCAGGACGAGGAGATCGCGCTCGCGGTCGGCCTGCCCGGCGTGATCGCCCACGGCATGTACACCCTGGCGCTGGTCGGGCGTGCCGTCGGTGCGTGGACCGGGGACGCCGAGGTCGTCGAGCTCGGGGCGAAGTTCGTCGCGCCCGTCGTCGTACCCGCCTCGGGGGCGGCGCGGGTCACGGTCGCCGGCACCGTCGGCGAGCGCAACGACGACGGCCTGCTCGCCCTCGCCCTGCAGATCACGGTCGACGGCACCAAGGTGCTCGGCGCCCCCAAGGTCCTGGTCCGTGCCTGA
- a CDS encoding MaoC family dehydratase N-terminal domain-containing protein, translated as MPIDAALVGRAFPPTAPVPVTAESVAAFAASVGGGTGGPVPPTYPIVVTFAALQDFLAAEQVELSRIVHGDQRFRYARPVVVGDELTATLTVTGVRSIGGNDIVSTSSEITDATGAVVCTATATLVHRGGAA; from the coding sequence ATGCCGATCGACGCCGCCCTGGTCGGGCGCGCCTTCCCCCCGACCGCGCCCGTGCCGGTGACCGCGGAGTCCGTCGCCGCCTTCGCCGCCTCCGTCGGTGGCGGCACCGGCGGGCCGGTCCCGCCGACGTACCCGATCGTCGTCACCTTCGCCGCCCTCCAGGACTTCCTGGCGGCCGAGCAGGTCGAGCTGTCCCGGATCGTGCACGGCGACCAGCGGTTCCGCTACGCGCGCCCGGTCGTCGTCGGCGACGAGCTCACCGCGACCCTCACCGTCACCGGCGTGCGCTCCATCGGCGGCAACGACATCGTGAGCACCTCCAGCGAGATCACCGACGCGACCGGAGCCGTCGTGTGTACGGCGACCGCCACCCTCGTCCACCGCGGAGGTGCCGCATGA